From the genome of Arvicola amphibius chromosome 9, mArvAmp1.2, whole genome shotgun sequence, one region includes:
- the C9H6orf132 gene encoding uncharacterized protein C6orf132 homolog: MKKNQTMQGTFSKLFGKKHANPATTSLYATNPPWIFTQEAQEEGPRDFDGIYYENSRFNTVSESGTATLKARPRVRPLLTFLPLNAQENHGLAVPTPSVPEDFADKEVGGTSSLVNGNLRLYSSVGDLRPVHYELDSSIPPPPPGPAPEPPQDTSQPPGESPPPPPPAVPPPPPPLLVEPPPPPPPSTAPPPPPVLDTLSPSSALSPPSTPTPPDFIPPAPPSAFLNPPPPSLPAPGPPTPASLHTNGTHLLPTGGIIKWKSEVALNGRQPEDPRTSPPKSPVALKGPSPESQLTFPRSFKVPPPTPIRTSSIPVQEVPGASPEEEASLKASTHLLPPSSFNVRPASQVYPDRAPEPVPTPEPRLETPGNPRLGQPEPQTNGQAGVPPPAPPLPPPAPPLPPPAPSLPPAAPALPPTEQAVPPSSGFMKTPKSSSPTLNPKPSPPTPEDTASSEPVDWRDPRQMEKLRSELAAYLCGTRKEDRSLSHRPVPNVALKDTERKKDPSLAEEAPPSLPEKTDPCGPEKSNSSNSLPEREATSSLTLPPVDYIPQDTPAPSVRQIRNELEARFSSSAEKEAKPSIASLPPKPRLEGGRIFENGTDHGRFLKPVTKNSPQQSATALPATPPQSKMTPGPATPPKATPGPATPPKATPGQAILPKATPGPALPLKPTPEQVTSPKDTPGQATAPKDTPGLSIPSSQQVAEKDLVSMRHREKPEPQANAAATQLSTNGARSPPALPLKMSTDGEEVPFLYRSHRSQNSHSRGVAVVIPTRAKGEATDSGGLVDEKESEKHPAKPLASVQPSDQLLRHPVTGEVVERGSPMALLLAARQRAQKSRPGGTAGTAMGPGRSSLPGSLRDHGNQTEASSDTIFYRGSRPNSFLVVPKVPNETEGSHLTSARPAGASQWRPQQARDTQGPEPTHRHGWTKAESRERRAPSSLSQGRALPKAFSSPPSPSYKKEEEEEEFSFDIIPPPPEFSNDPEPHAGLQHQDRRGSPPRNNYSDLGQPLDLGSGANPARGFSRFPGTQYSGLGGLDRFSGSGRSLIKKRLYVGEPHRNPGTPRGATGRSMSSPNCFGPQPGGPEMRRVNSAGRGAPGGLHARRLSLEGARGAAEVKYKTPGGGGGGGGGSGGKASDYGFIPAKGSRSPHYGSPINTFTVRPGTRHPISYAYSGTHRKAAS; the protein is encoded by the exons AATGCCCAGGAGAACCATGGGCTGGCTGTGCCCACCCCCTCTGTCCCAGAAGACTTTGCGGACAAAGAAGTGGGAG GTACCAGCTCACTAGTCAATGGCAACCTCCGACTCTACAGCTCTGTGGGCGACCTGAGGCCTGTACACTATGAACTGGACTCTTCCATCCCGCCACCTCCCCCAGGCCCAGCCCCAGAGCCACCCCAGGATACTTCACAGCCTCCAGGAGAgtcccctccaccaccacctcctgctgtccctcccccccctcctcccctgctggtggaacccccacccccacccccacccagcacaGCCCCACCTCCGCCCCCGGTACTGGACACCTTatctccctcctctgccctctccccgCCATCAACACCTACCCCTCCAGACTTCATCCCGCCTGCCCCGCCGTCAGCTTTTCTAAACCCCCCTCCACCTTCTTTGCCAGCCCCAGGCCCCCCAACTCCAGCCTCTCTTCACACAAATGGAACGCATCTCCTCCCCACTGGGGGTATTATCAAGTGGAAATCCGAAGTAGCACTCAATGGCAGGCAGCCAGAAGACCCCAGAACCAGCCCCCCCAAAAGCCCTGTTGCACTAAAGGGGCCTAGCCCCGAATCCCAGCTCACCTTCCCCAGGTCATTCAAGGTGCCTCCCCCAACTCCAATCAGGACCTCCTCTATCCCGGTTCAGGAAGTGCCAGGGGCTTCCCCTGAGGAGGAAGCCAGTCTGAAGGCCTCTACCCACCTCCTGCCGCCCTCCAGCTTCAATGTTCGCCCTGCGTCTCAGGTTTACCCTGACAGGGCCCCAGAGCCAGTTCCCACACCAGAGCCCAGGCTAGAGACACCAGGCAACCCAAGGCTCGGGCAGCCTGAACCCCAGACAAACGGACAAGCTGGAGTtccacccccagctcctcccttgCCTCCacctgctcccccactccctccaccagcaccctccctgcccccagctgcTCCTGCTTTGCCCCCTACTGAGCAGGCAGTCCCTCCATCTTCTGGATTTATGAAGACCCCAAAATCCAGCTCACCTACTCTCAACCCCAAACCCAGCCCCCCAACTCCGGAGGACACAGCCTCCTCAGAACCCGTTGACTGGAGGGACCCCCGGCAGATGGAAAAGCTTCGAAGTGAGCTGGCAGCATATCTCTGTGGGACCAGGAAAGAGGATCGGTCACTAAGCCACAGGCCAGTCCCTAACGTGGCCTTGAAGGACACCGAGAGGAAGAAGGACCCTAGCCTAGCAGAGGAGGCTCCTCCAAGCCTGCCTGAGAAGACAGACCCTTGTGGTCCCGAGAAGAGTAACTCCAGCAACAGCCTGCCAGAGAGAGAAGCCACCAGCAGCCTGACCCTACCCCCTGTGGACTACATCCCCCAGGATACTCCAGCCCCCAGTGTCAGGCAGATCCGCAATGAGCTAGAGGCTCGGTTTTCTTCCTCAGCGGAGAAAGAAGCCAAGCCTAGCATAGCATCCCTGCCTCCCAAACCCCGGCTGGAAGGGGGAAGAATCTTTGAAAACGGGACTGATCATGGCAGATTCCTTAAGCCTGTCACCAAGAATTCACCCCAGCAGTCTGCCACCGCTCTGCCAGCCACACCACCCCAGTCCAAGATGACACCTGGGCCAGCCACACCACCCAAGGCCACACCTGGGCCAGCCACACCACCCAAGGCCACACCTGGGCAGGCCATACTTCCTAAGGCCACACCTGGGCCAGCCTTACCACTCAAGCCTACGCCTGAGCAGGTCACCTCGCCCAAGGACACACCTGGGCAGGCCACAGCACCCAAGGACACACCTGGGCTGTCCATCCCATCATCTCAGCAGGTGGCggagaaagaccttgtctcaatgagacacagagaaaagccaGAACCTCAAGCAAATGCAGCGGCCACCCAACTGTCCACAAACGGAGCCCGCTCCCCTCCAGCCCTCCCACTGAAGATGTCCACTGATGGAGAGGAGGTGCCGTTTCTGTACAGATCCCACCGCAGCCAGAACAGCCACAGCCGAGGGGTTGCTGTGGTGATTCCCACTCGGGCCAAAGGGGAGGCCACAGACTCGGGGGGACTGGTGGACGAAAAGGAGTCCGAAAAGCATCCAGCCAAACCTCTTGCCTCAGTCCAGCCTTCTGACCAACTCCTCAGACATCCGGTGACTGGGGAGGTGGTGGAGCGGGGCTCCCCAATGGCCCTGCTCCTCGCAGCCAGGCAGAGGGCACAGAAGAGCAGGCCTGGGGGCACTGCAGGGACTGCTATGGGACCGGGAAGGTCCTCTCTGCCAGGGAGTCTCCGTGACCATGGCAACCAAACGGAGGCCAGCTCTGATACCATCTTTTACAGAGGTAGTCGGCCCAACTCCTTCCTTGTGGTCCCTAAGGTACCCAATGAGACAGAGGGCTCCCACCTGACCTCAGCACGGCCCGCTGGAGCCAGTCAGTGGAGGCCCCAGCAGGCACGAGACACACAGGGCCCAGAGCCAACCCATCGGCATGGGTGGACCAAGGCCGAGTCCCGGGAAAGACGCGCTCCCTCAAGCTTATCCCAAGGCCGCGCCCTTCCCAAAGCCTTCTCTTCTCCGCCCTCTCCTTCCtacaagaaggaagaggaagaagaggagttcAGCTTTGATATCATCCCGCCACCGCCAGAGTTTAGCAATGACCCTGAGCCCCACGCTGGGCTGCAGCATCAGGACCGTCGCGGGTCCCCACCCAGGAACAACTACTCAGACTTGGGGCAGCCCCTGGACTTGGGGTCCGGGGCCAATCCGGCTCGCGGCTTCTCGCGCTTTCCCGGCACTCAATACTCAGGGCTCGGGGGCCTGGATCGCTTCTCCGGCAGCGGACGCTCGCTCATCAAGAAGCGCCTGTACGTCGGGGAGCCCCACCGCAATCCCGGGACGCCCCGCGGCGCCACTGGCCGCAGCATGAGCTCCCCTAACTGCTTTGGACCGCAGCCTGGAGGTCCCGAGATGCGACGGGTCAACTCGGCGGGCCGCGGGGCCCCCGGAGGCCTGCACGCACGGAGGCTGTCGCTAGAGGGCGCCCGAGGCGCAGCCGAGGTCAAGTACAAGACGCCCGGTGGAGGCGGTGGAGGCGGTGGTGGTAGTGGCGGCAAAGCTAGTGACTATGGCTTCATCCCTGCCAAAGGCAGCAG GTCTCCCCACTATGGAAGCCCCATCAATACGTTCACGGTGAGGCCAGGGACACGCCATCCCATCTCCTACGCCTACTCTGGAACCCATCGGAAAGCCGCCTCCTGA